The genomic stretch GTACCAGAAGAATCAAAACTCTTTAACGGTAATATCGGAATCGCAAAAGCTGAAAACGATGATTACACAGAGTTTGACATCATGCCTCCACTGATGGAAGCAAACAGCCTCAATCAGGAGCTTGAACGTCCCCATATCGTGACCAAAGGAAATAAATACTATCTTTTCACTGATACGCACAAAAACAAGTTTGCTCCAGGAATTACTGGTCCAGATGGTCTTTATGGCTTTGTATCGGATTCTCTAACATCAGACTATGAGCCTCTTAACGGAAGTGGTCTTGTTGTTGCAAATCCAGAGAATGAGCCTTATCAAACCTATTCATGGATGGTTATGCCGAATGGTACAGTGATTAGCTTTGCTAACTTCTATGACCTAAACGGTTTAACAATCAATGAACTTGGCGCGCAGTCAGAGCAATATCAATTTGATCACTTTGGCGGAACATTAGCTCCATCTCTTAAACTTTCGATTCACAATGATGAAACGAAGATTTTAAAAGAAATGGATGCTGGCGTATTTAAATAAACGTGATGGTAACTGTCGGGGATAAGCTTCGACAGTTACTTTTCTATTTAGAGGCATGACAGACAGGAGAGCTTGATACTATGAGAAAATGGTTGCTAGCTGTAGGCGTTATTGTTGTGATCGCCATTCTTATCTTTGCGAGCTTTAATGGCAGAAATGAATCGCCACAACAAGAAGAGAAAGAGCCTGAGATACCAACAGAATACAATCAGTCGCTACGTCCCCAGTTTCACTATACGCCAGAACAAAATTGGATGAACGATCCAAACGGGATGGTATATGTTGAAGGGAAATACCATTTGTTTTACCAGCATAACCCTACAGGAAATGAATTCGGAAACATGGGGTGGGGCCATGCGGTCAGTGAAGATCTTTATCACTGGGAAGAAAAACCGATGGCGCTAGAAGCGGTTGATCAGGGGATGATTTTCTCTGGTGGCGCGATTTATGACAAAACCAATACGAGCGGCCTTTTTGCAGAAGGAAAAGCGGGACTTGTGGCTTTTTATACAATAGCGGGCGAAGAACAAACGCAGGGTCTGGCTTATAGTGAAGATGGTGGAGAAACGTGGAAGAAATACCGGGGGAACCCGATCCTTCCGAACCCTGGGATCAAAGATTTTCGAGATCCTAAAGTGGTCTGGCACGAGGAGTCTGACAAGTGGATCATGCTTCTTGCTGCAGGAAATAAAGTGATTTTCTATGGTTCTGATAATTTAATCGACTGGGAGAAATTAAGTGAATTCGGCGTTGATCAGGGGGCACAGGGTGGCGTTTGGGAGACGCCAGAACTTTTCCAATTACCGGTTGATGGCGATTCTTCTAATGAGAAATGGGTATTGCAGGTGGATATGAATCCAGGAAGTATTGCTGGCGGATCGGGTGGACAATATTTTATCGGTGATTTCGATGGAAAGACGTTCACAAGAGAAGGGGCAAAAGACGACATTAACTGGGTTGATTACGGCACCGATTTTTATGCGGCACAAGCTTTCAGCAACCATGAGGGCAATCCCATTTGGCTTGCCTGGATGAGTAACTGGATGTATGCGTCTGATTTACCGACAGATCCATGGAAGGGTGCCATGTCTTTACCACGTGAGGTTTCTTTGAAAGAAGTGAATGGAGAAACCCGTCTGATCCAAGAGCCAGCGGGTGAGATTGAGTCGAATCGTTCTAAGAAGTTAGTGGATTTATCGGATAAAGAAGTGGAAGGTCGAATGCCGCTTGATGATTTTAAGGCAAATACGTATGAAGTCGTTGCCGAATTTGATTTAGATACGTCAGGTGAATTCGGCTTCCGCGTTCGAAAAGGAGACGAAGAGGAAACGATTGTAGGATACGATTCAAAAAATAATCTTGCATTTGTTGATCGACAGAATAGTGGTGATACAAGTTTTCATGAACAGTTTCCTGGTGTGTATAGGGCACCGCTAGAACCAACGGAAGATGGAAAAGTAAAGCTTCACCTGTTTGTCGATCGCTCTTCTGTTGAGCTGTTTGCGAATGATGGAAAACGTGTCATGACAAATCGAATTTTCCCATCAGAAGATAGTGATGGTTTTGAAATCTATGCGATGAATGGAAAGGTGACGCTTGAATCTCTAGAAGTGTATGAGCTTGAATCATCTTGGAAAACGAGTGAAAAAGAGTAAGAATTTATGTTGAGAGCGGTCATCTGCGATAAAGATGACCGCTCTTTCTTTTAGAAGAACTTTTATTGAGAGAGGATTTTGTTATTTCCGCGGATTTCGAAATATATCCTCGATATTTATTTTTATTCCGCGAAAACCACAATATATCTGCGATATTCTCAGTAATTCCTCGAAATGCTCGATAATCGAAAATAAATAGGTCCTTAGAAGTGGTTTCCTTTTCTTGGATTGGGGAACAAATAGCTATCTTGTAAATAATGGGGGATGTATGGAAATGGAAACATCATTTTCAAATTCAGAACAGCAAAAGTTTGTCAGGACTCTTCAGTCATTCAAGGAAAATCGCCAAAATCCAGTTGTGTTAGAAGAATTGTTATCAGACGCTGCCGTTCTCATTGACCAGAATAAGCTCGAATCCCTTTATCAACATGCGGGTGACTATGATAAGGCGGGCATTTTTGAAGGTGGACCATGGGAAGAACCTCGTAAATTACAACCGCCTCTTGTAGGTGGATCGTTTAAAATAGACGGTAACTATTCGATCTTTGAAGTATTAAGTGAGCTGCGTATGCTTGCAATTGCGAAAGAGGACTATACCCATCCAGATGTTTCAAGCGAGCAAGCCCGCACTTTTCTAAACAAAGTGATGGCGCTGAATCTCCAAATGATTTTTCCAGCTGAGACGGAGGAAGCAAGAATTAATCAAGGGCAAGAACAAAAGAGAGGCATCCTCCTTTTTCAATTTTTAGCTGATAAAATGTCGCTAGGATCGCTATCAGCTACGTTTGTGGATGAAATTGATCGATTGACTGCTCAACGTCCGATTATGGTGAAACGAATTAAAGAGATGATCGGCTATGCTGAAAATCTCTTATCTTCAGAGGATTTAAGCGTAGAAGGACGTGAAAGCATTCAGCGCTACCTTGATAGCGTGCATGCCCCAACAGAACTTAGTAAGTCTTACCCTAACTATGCTGACTATCAAAATCAGTTCAATGCGTTATCTGAGATGGAAAAAGAATTAGAAGCGGAGCGATTTGCAGACGTGATGCGTGATACGGGCCTCGTTTCACCAGTTCATGCCAAACTTGCACGTACTCTTGCAGAAGAGGACTCGTCTCATTTACTCGTCTTAACACTTGGGTTGACTGAAAAAGGGGAAGCGAACTTAAATGAGCATTTTTCCTTAATAAAACAGTTGGTTTCATTAGCGATTTATCCTGTCACTGCTCAGTCGCTTTACGGACTTGCGCGTATGCTTGAGCGCGGCGTATTATCCTCTCCGCCTGTTATTCCAGGACTGGAGCGTATGGTTGAAATTGAGATGCTCCCTGAAGTCGAAAAGGATTTACTCGCATCACGTGATAATCCAGAGGACATCACACCGGTTGGAATTCTATTGTCTGGACTTTTAAGCGTATTAGGGCAACCGCTTGGTATTGGACAGGGAATGAACCCAACCTGTCAATCAGCCCGAGGCATCAGCCTTTGGTCACAGCACGATCCGGGATTTTTGCTAGAGCTTGTCGCAAGAGCGTGTCGAGATGGGGAAATTGATATCTCGTTTGAGGGTGCTGAAATTAATTCGTCGCTTATCGCGGGAGGCCTTGCCCCGGATCTTCATAAAGATCTTGATGCCGTTTCGCTTATTCTGGTTCCGCATCTTGATCGCGTTTACGATGAAATGATGAAGCGAAGTGCTCTACGTGGTGAAGATGGTCATAAATTTGTGAATCCGGAATTTTATGGTCAGTGGATTTCTAAGGAGTTTTCATCTGTTATTAATCCAGTAACCGGAGCCGTAACAAACTATGAACAGTTTGCACGACTCTTTTATGCAACGCATCATCCGGATTACAATGAAGGTCATCAGCTGATTTATCCAAATCCGGTCGGGATCTTCGTCACTACAGCGAACGCCGATTTACTCGGTCTTCATGCGATTAGCATCCAACGTATTGATGCTGATCCATC from Bacillus sp. Cs-700 encodes the following:
- a CDS encoding glycoside hydrolase family 32 protein, with the translated sequence MRKWLLAVGVIVVIAILIFASFNGRNESPQQEEKEPEIPTEYNQSLRPQFHYTPEQNWMNDPNGMVYVEGKYHLFYQHNPTGNEFGNMGWGHAVSEDLYHWEEKPMALEAVDQGMIFSGGAIYDKTNTSGLFAEGKAGLVAFYTIAGEEQTQGLAYSEDGGETWKKYRGNPILPNPGIKDFRDPKVVWHEESDKWIMLLAAGNKVIFYGSDNLIDWEKLSEFGVDQGAQGGVWETPELFQLPVDGDSSNEKWVLQVDMNPGSIAGGSGGQYFIGDFDGKTFTREGAKDDINWVDYGTDFYAAQAFSNHEGNPIWLAWMSNWMYASDLPTDPWKGAMSLPREVSLKEVNGETRLIQEPAGEIESNRSKKLVDLSDKEVEGRMPLDDFKANTYEVVAEFDLDTSGEFGFRVRKGDEEETIVGYDSKNNLAFVDRQNSGDTSFHEQFPGVYRAPLEPTEDGKVKLHLFVDRSSVELFANDGKRVMTNRIFPSEDSDGFEIYAMNGKVTLESLEVYELESSWKTSEKE